ATCGGCAATGGCCACGGGCACATTGGTCATGTTTTTGAACGGATACTTGGCCTTGACCACTTCTCCCGCCGTCACTGTTTTGAAATCGGTTTTCAAATGCGCAAAGTGGATCGGCGTTCCTTGACCAGGTTCAGCCTTAAAATCATCAGCCGCCGCTTCTGAAGCCTTGCCTTCGCTCCCGGATTTGCCTTTGTCGTCACAGGCTGCCAATGAAAAACCCAGCACAATGGCTAGAAACAAGGAGAAAATGGAGTTGCGATTCATAGTATTGCTCAAGAATTGAACTGCAAAATTAAGCGTTTGAACCCAAATATCGGCAAAATCCGGAATTAGAATGCCAACTTATCCGTTGGTACCCTTTCCGAAAAGTTTGCCCAGCTTCTCTTTCACACCTGGTTCTTTTTCCTCCTCCTGCTCCTCAACGGCTTCCTTTTCCTCCTTGTCGACAAGTTTTCCATGCATGTCAAAGGTCATTTGGATGGTCTTTGCCTCGCCCAGAATTTTGATTTCATAGAGGATGCCGTATTTGCGGGTGCTTACCTTCAGCACGCTTTTTGCTTGGTAATCAGGATATTGGGTGCGACAATAGGCGCGTGCTTCATCGGGCATCTCCAGGTAGG
The sequence above is drawn from the Bacteroidota bacterium genome and encodes:
- a CDS encoding DUF1573 domain-containing protein — translated: MNRNSIFSLFLAIVLGFSLAACDDKGKSGSEGKASEAAADDFKAEPGQGTPIHFAHLKTDFKTVTAGEVVKAKYPFKNMTNVPVAIADVKTSCPCITAEFTKGNILPGKLGEVNVTFDTKGQFGDHYKLVSVILQGSNEPLTLELNGRILQGS
- a CDS encoding PepSY-like domain-containing protein; amino-acid sequence: MKVLIALLCIIGLGLSNGFSQDAVKKSSVPPAVIEEFEARFADAESVAWYRQGESFYGARFQTLEKNAEVVFAPNGEWVQTEQEIAYLEMPDEARAYCRTQYPDYQAKSVLKVSTRKYGILYEIKILGEAKTIQMTFDMHGKLVDKEEKEAVEEQEEEKEPGVKEKLGKLFGKGTNG